The Arachis ipaensis cultivar K30076 chromosome B07, Araip1.1, whole genome shotgun sequence genome includes a window with the following:
- the LOC107606343 gene encoding AP2-like ethylene-responsive transcription factor ANT isoform X1, translating into MKWINSDGNNHNAWLGFSLSPHHMKFDLPNSSSSSSSTSSSSCGGDHSAAFHSQLSVMPLKSDGSLCIMEALTRSHQTQQVMVGSSSPKLEDFLGGASMGTHEREAIDTIYYPPHRGFLSEPLRHPPYYSLGCHGMYQAPPPTMPHIAEAAAEEEEEEEEGIDGFKKWVEQQQQQQQQSLSLSMSPGSESSCVTAARHENGKSESSVVAVTVMDNSNKKRGLANKQPVHRKSIDTFGQRTSQYRGVTRHRWTGRYEAHLWDNTCKKEGQTRKGRQVYLGGYDMEQKAARAYDLAALKYWGPSTHINFPLENYQAELEEMKNMTRQEYVAHLRRKSSGFSRGASIYRGVTRHHQHGRWQARIGRVAGNKDLYLGTFSTQEEAAEAYDVAAIKFRGSNAVTNFDISRYDVERIMGSNTLLAGELARRNNKDTAIEPPRWEAIEYNTNVEAVQARNNNNDNNNNNNNNDVDSNWKMVSGGAFSVGIHDLIGIEGQHQHQHQHHQQQPLMEASSLVTSLSSSREASPDKIMGPSSMIFPKPLQLEPKMVLNNPLTSTGVVGSWFPSQMRPASAAISLSHLPVFAAWNDT; encoded by the exons ATGAAGTGGATCAACAGTGATGGTAACAATCATAACGCCTGGTTGGGCTTCTCTCTCTCACCCCATCACATGAAATTCGACCTtcctaattcttcttcttcttcttcttctacttcgtCCTCCTCCTGCGGTGGGGATCACAGTGCTGCCTTTCATTCTCAGTTGAGCGTGATGCCTCTCAAGTCAGACGGTTCACTTTGCATCATGGAAGCTCTCACTAGATCACATCAAACACAACAAG TGATGGTTGGTAGTTCGTCTCCGAAGCTGGAAGACTTTCTGGGTGGTGCAAGCATGGGAACACACGAAAGAGAGGCCATTGACACCATCTACTACCCTCCTCATAGAGGCTTTCTCTCAGAGCCTTTGAGGCATCCACCATATTACTCCCTTGGCTGCCATGGCATGTACCAAGCACCACCCCCAACAATGCCCCACATAGcagaagcagcagcagaagaagaagaagaagaagaagaaggcatTGATGGATTCAAGAAGTGGGtggagcagcagcagcagcagcagcagcagtcgCTGAGTCTGTCAATGAGTCCAGGGTCGGAGTCAAGTTGTGTAACAGCTGCGAGGCATGAGAATGGGAAGAGTGAGTCGTCGGTGGTGGCAGTAACAGTAATGGACAATAGCAACAAGAAGAGAGGGCTAGCTAACAAGCAACCAGTTCACAGAAAATCCATTGACACTTTTGGTCAGAGAACTTCTCAGTATCGAGGCGTCACCAG GCATAGATGGACTGGTAGATACGAAGCACATTTATGGGATAACACTTGCAAGAAGGAAGGCCAAACTAGGAAAGGAAGACAgg TGTATTTGG GGGGTTATGATATGGAACAAAAAGCTGCAAGAGCCTATGATCTTGCTGCCCTTAAGTACTGGGGACCTTCAACCCACATCAATTTTCCG TTGGAAAATTACCAAGCGGAACTTGAGGAGATGAAGAACATGACCAGGCAGGAATATGTCGCTCACTTGAGAAG aaaaagcAGTGGATTTTCTAGGGGTGCTTCAATATACAGAGGGGTGACAAG ACATCATCAACATGGAAGATGGCAAGCAAGGATTGGCAGAGTTGCTGGGAACAAGGACCTTTACCTTGGGACATTCA GCACTCAAGAGGAGGCAGCAGAAGCATATGATGTAGCAGCAATCAAGTTCCGTGGTTCCAATGCAGTTACAAACTTTGACATATCAAGATACGACGTGGAAAGAATCATGGGGAGTAACACTTTGCTTGCAGGGGAGCTAGCTAGGCGAAACAACAAAGATACTGCTATTGAACCACCAAGATGGGAGGCCATTGAATACAACACGAATGTGGAAGCAGTTCAAGCTAGAAACAACAACaatgacaataataataataataataacaatgatgTTGATTCCAACTGGAAGATGGTTTCTGGTGGTGCTTTCTCTGTGGGGATACATGATCTGATTGGGATTGAAGGGCAGCATCAGCATCAGCATCAGCATCATCAGCAGCAGCCATTGATGGAGGCTTCTTCGCTTGTGACCAGCCTAAGCAGCTCAAGAGAGGCTAGCCCTGATAAAATAATGGGTCCCTCGTCAATGATCTTTCCAAAACCTCTTCAACTTGAACCCAAGATGGTTCTTAACAACCCCTTAACTAGTACTGGTGTTGTTGGATCTTGGTTCCCTTCTCAAATGAGGCCAGCTTCTGCTGCCATCTCTTTGTCTCACTTGCCTGTTTTTGCTGCTTGGAACGATACCTAG
- the LOC107608509 gene encoding transcription factor bHLH74-like has protein sequence MSSDVENAMRLQQEEKKGILLGLGTSGSEMASSNSEPSNVANPFLASSAWDPLTPLTQLQTTNTTTLVGDPSTSIPIPMVSHHNNEFSNSLLYTLVLENQQAPHIVQYMSRDMVPNPKVQVPISYGSGSFSEMVGSFLQSPNSEHSQGEGEGEDSGSAPSGNRRRKRGHEHNKNAEDCSGKSSDGRKDQDDQKKAKVEENKDKSAQSGEAPKENFIHVRARRGQATNSHSLAERVRREKISERMRLLQELVPGCNKITGKAVMLDEIINYVQSLQQQVEFLSMKLATVNPELNLDLERILSKDILQSRIGGYSGGISCSQAFPSSSFQGTLVPMPTTSNQLPPLPQSVLDHEFQNLYGMSYDSSTALGNMGHNGGSKSEL, from the exons ATGAGTAGTGATGTTGAAAATGCCATGAGGCTTCAACAGGAAGAGAAAAAGGGCATTCTGTTGGGTTTGGGGACAAGTGGTTCAGAAATGGCAAGTTCTAATTCTGAGCCTTCAAATGTAGCTAATCCCTTTCTTGCTTCCTCTGCTTGGGATCCTCTTACTCCTTTAACTCAACTTCAAACTACTAATACTACTACTCTTGTTGGAGACCCTTCTACTTCAATACCAATACCAATGGTTTCTCATCATAATAATGAATTCTCCAACTCATTGTTGTACACTCTTGTTTTGGAAAACCAGCAAGCTCCTCACATTGTTCAATACATGTCTAGAGATATGGTTCCAAACCCCAAGGTTCAGGTTCCTATATCCTATGGAAGTGGGAGCTTCTCTGAAATGGTTGGCTCCTTTCTCCAATCTCCAAACAGTGAGCATTCAcagggagaaggagaaggagaagattCAGGATCAGCACctagtggaaatagaagaagaaagagaggccATGAACATAACAAG aATGCTGAAGATTGTTCTGGGAAGAGCTCTGATGGTAGAAAAGATCAAGATGATCAGAAGaaagcaaaagtggaagaaaataaagacaaaagtgCTCAAAGTGGAGAAGCACCTAAAGAGAATTTCATTCATGTGAGAGCAAGAAGAGGCCAAGCTACTAACAGTCACAGCCTTGCAGAAAGG GTAAGGAGAGAAAAGATTAGTGAGCGAATGAGGTTGCTTCAAGAACTTGTTCCAGGATGCAACAAG ATAACTGGTAAAGCAGTGATGCTTGATGAGATTATAAACTATGTGCAATCATTGCAACAGCAGGTTGAG TTTTTGTCCATGAAACTTGCCACTGTGAACCCAGAGCTGAATTTGGACCTAGAGCGGATTCTCTCAAAAGAT ATTCTGCAATCACGAATTGGTGGATATAGTGGTGGTATAAGCTGCTCTCAAGCATTCCCTAGTTCCAGCTTCCAAGGAACACTAGTGCCCATGCCTACCACTTCAAATCAACTCCCTCCCTTGCCTCAG AGTGTGTTGGACCATGAATTCCAAAACTTGTATGGAATGAGCTATGATTCTAGTACAGCTCTTGGGAACATGGGGCACAATG GAGGATCCAAATCAGAGTTATAG
- the LOC107606343 gene encoding AP2-like ethylene-responsive transcription factor ANT isoform X2 encodes MKWINSDGNNHNAWLGFSLSPHHMKFDLPNSSSSSSSTSSSSCGGDHSAAFHSQLSVMPLKSDGSLCIMEALTRSHQTQQVMVGSSSPKLEDFLGGASMGTHEREAIDTIYYPPHRGFLSEPLRHPPYYSLGCHGMYQAPPPTMPHIAEAAAEEEEEEEEGIDGFKKWVEQQQQQQQQSLSLSMSPGSESSCVTAARHENGKSESSVVAVTVMDNSNKKRGLANKQPVHRKSIDTFGQRTSQYRGVTRHRWTGRYEAHLWDNTCKKEGQTRKGRQVYLGGYDMEQKAARAYDLAALKYWGPSTHINFPLENYQAELEEMKNMTRQEYVAHLRRKSSGFSRGASIYRGVTRHHQHGRWQARIGRVAGNKDLYLGTFSTQEEAAEAYDVAAIKFRGSNAVTNFDISRYDVERIMGSNTLLAGELARRNNKDTAIEPPRWEAIEYNTNVEAVQARNNNNDNNNNNNNNDVDSNWKMVSGGAFSVGIHDLIGIEGQQPLMEASSLVTSLSSSREASPDKIMGPSSMIFPKPLQLEPKMVLNNPLTSTGVVGSWFPSQMRPASAAISLSHLPVFAAWNDT; translated from the exons ATGAAGTGGATCAACAGTGATGGTAACAATCATAACGCCTGGTTGGGCTTCTCTCTCTCACCCCATCACATGAAATTCGACCTtcctaattcttcttcttcttcttcttctacttcgtCCTCCTCCTGCGGTGGGGATCACAGTGCTGCCTTTCATTCTCAGTTGAGCGTGATGCCTCTCAAGTCAGACGGTTCACTTTGCATCATGGAAGCTCTCACTAGATCACATCAAACACAACAAG TGATGGTTGGTAGTTCGTCTCCGAAGCTGGAAGACTTTCTGGGTGGTGCAAGCATGGGAACACACGAAAGAGAGGCCATTGACACCATCTACTACCCTCCTCATAGAGGCTTTCTCTCAGAGCCTTTGAGGCATCCACCATATTACTCCCTTGGCTGCCATGGCATGTACCAAGCACCACCCCCAACAATGCCCCACATAGcagaagcagcagcagaagaagaagaagaagaagaagaaggcatTGATGGATTCAAGAAGTGGGtggagcagcagcagcagcagcagcagcagtcgCTGAGTCTGTCAATGAGTCCAGGGTCGGAGTCAAGTTGTGTAACAGCTGCGAGGCATGAGAATGGGAAGAGTGAGTCGTCGGTGGTGGCAGTAACAGTAATGGACAATAGCAACAAGAAGAGAGGGCTAGCTAACAAGCAACCAGTTCACAGAAAATCCATTGACACTTTTGGTCAGAGAACTTCTCAGTATCGAGGCGTCACCAG GCATAGATGGACTGGTAGATACGAAGCACATTTATGGGATAACACTTGCAAGAAGGAAGGCCAAACTAGGAAAGGAAGACAgg TGTATTTGG GGGGTTATGATATGGAACAAAAAGCTGCAAGAGCCTATGATCTTGCTGCCCTTAAGTACTGGGGACCTTCAACCCACATCAATTTTCCG TTGGAAAATTACCAAGCGGAACTTGAGGAGATGAAGAACATGACCAGGCAGGAATATGTCGCTCACTTGAGAAG aaaaagcAGTGGATTTTCTAGGGGTGCTTCAATATACAGAGGGGTGACAAG ACATCATCAACATGGAAGATGGCAAGCAAGGATTGGCAGAGTTGCTGGGAACAAGGACCTTTACCTTGGGACATTCA GCACTCAAGAGGAGGCAGCAGAAGCATATGATGTAGCAGCAATCAAGTTCCGTGGTTCCAATGCAGTTACAAACTTTGACATATCAAGATACGACGTGGAAAGAATCATGGGGAGTAACACTTTGCTTGCAGGGGAGCTAGCTAGGCGAAACAACAAAGATACTGCTATTGAACCACCAAGATGGGAGGCCATTGAATACAACACGAATGTGGAAGCAGTTCAAGCTAGAAACAACAACaatgacaataataataataataataacaatgatgTTGATTCCAACTGGAAGATGGTTTCTGGTGGTGCTTTCTCTGTGGGGATACATGATCTGATTGGGATTGAAGG GCAGCAGCCATTGATGGAGGCTTCTTCGCTTGTGACCAGCCTAAGCAGCTCAAGAGAGGCTAGCCCTGATAAAATAATGGGTCCCTCGTCAATGATCTTTCCAAAACCTCTTCAACTTGAACCCAAGATGGTTCTTAACAACCCCTTAACTAGTACTGGTGTTGTTGGATCTTGGTTCCCTTCTCAAATGAGGCCAGCTTCTGCTGCCATCTCTTTGTCTCACTTGCCTGTTTTTGCTGCTTGGAACGATACCTAG